CCGGCAGCAGAGAGCCCTGCAGCACTTCGCCAGCCGCGCCTGTATGGATATTGATAATCTGGGCAACGCGGTCATTGAACAGTTGGTCAGCCGCCAACTGGCAAAAACACCAGCCGACCTCTACCAGCTTCAGGAAAACGATTTGCTGGAGCTGGACAAGTTTGCTGAAAAATCAGCGAACAATCTCATTAAAGCGCTCGAAGCCAGTAAGGGCTGCGAACTCTGGCAACTTGTCCACGGCCTCGGCATTCCCCATGTCGGCAAACAATCGGCTAAGGATCTTGAGGCTCATTTTGGCTCGCTTGACGCCATCATGCAGGCGGATGAAGAGACGCTGGAGGAAGTCGATGGTGTGGGTTCGATCATGGCGCAAAGCATTCACGCCTGGTTCTCGAATGAGAATAACCGAGCAGAAATCGAACGCTTGCGCTCGATCGGCCTGAATTTCACGACAAAGTGTCAGGCCCCGGCTTCAGGTCCTTTATCCGGAAAGACCATCGTTCTCACCGGTGCGCTACCCAACTTGACACGCGACCAAGCTACGGACCTGATTGAGAAGGCAGGTGGCCGCACCAGCTCAAGTGTCAGCAAAAAAACCGACTACCTTCTGGCCGGAGAGGCTAGCGGATCGAAATACGCAAAAGCCGAAAAACTGGGTGTGCCGATTATCAATGAAGCGGATTTTCTTGCATTAACCGATTAGGCATAACACCTGCAGGCCCGATCAGCGACTTTCCAGGAACCACATACCCGTACCGTTGAAGGCGACGCTGCTCTAGGTTTGGTAAAAAAAAATCCATGGTATAAGAACCCGTTTTAACTATTCTGAGGTTTACTGGATTAAACATATTCATTTCATGCAAGCACTACACCAACTACTGACCCATCAACCGATGGTCGCTCTCTTTGCCATCATAGCGGTGGGCTTACTCTTGGGTAGCATTACGATTAAAGGGATCAACCTTGGCAGTTCAGGAGTGCTCTTTTCCGCCCTACTCTCCGGCCATCTTGGTTACAGCATTCCCGGAGGAGTCGGCACGCTCGGCTTGGTTTTATTTGTTTATTGCGTCGGTATCGGCGCTGGTGGCCGATTCTTTGCCTCCGTAGCCCGCGAGGGTGCTACTCTGGCAAAATTGGCTCTCGTGATTGTAGCCACCGGCGGCCTGATCACATGGGCTGGCGCCAGCCTACTGGACTTGCCCTCTGACTTGGCCGCCGGAATCTTTGCCGGTGCCCTTACCAGCACGCCCGCATTGGCGGCCGCAACGGAAGGGCTGAAGGAATCCGGCAGTGGAGTGAGTATAGGTTACGGTATCGCCTACCCGATGGGAGTGATCGGCGTGGTCTTGTTTGTGCAACTATTGCCCCGTATTTTGAAGCATGATCTGGAAAAAATCGCGGCCACACATGCTGCGGCAACCGAAATCGAGGAGAAGGTCGAAAACGTCCTTGTCGAAGTGACCAATCAAAATCTCATTGGTAAAAAAATCGCCGATTCAGGTGTCGCCAACTTCAACGCCTGCCAGGTTTCACGTATTTTCAAGAACGGCCAACTCGTGCCCCTGAGCTACGAAGACAGTTACTCTGAAGGTCAATTATTGCTTCTGGTGGGACGTGGCCGGGAAATCAACATCGCGATCGACTATCTCGGCCACCGCAGTCACCGAAATATCCTCAAAGACGTCGAAAACGAGCGGCAACAACTCCTCGTCACCAATCGCAGGATAGCCGGACAAAGCATCCGCGAACTGGCGCCACTCAAACATTTCGGGGCTGTTATTACCAGGATCACACGACTGGGAATTACCTTCGTTCCGAATGCGTCGACCATCATCGAGACCAACGATCAACTAACGGCCGTAGGCCGTAGCGAGGATTTGAAAAAATTTGCCAAAGCCGTCGGCCACCGGAGCAATGCCATCGACACCACCGACCTGTTGTCCCTTTCCGCGGGGCTGACGCTGGGAATCATCGTCGGCCTGATTCCGATCGGACTCCCCGGAAGTACGCCTGTCACCCTTGGTCTCGCCGGCGGACCACTCTTTGTCGCGCTTTTACTCGGACACTTCGGCCGGGTGGGCAGACTGGTGGGGCATATTCCACGACCTACCCGTATGCTTCTTCAGGAGTTGGGGCTCGTCTTTTTCCTGGCCAATGCCGGCGTACGAGGTGGTGGCGCTCTGGCCGAAACAGTCAACCAATACGGAGTGGTTCTCTTCGGACTGGGTATTTTGGTTAGCGTTGTTCCGTTAATCGTGGCCTGGCCTCTCGCGAGGAAGCTCTTCCACTTGGATCCTTTGCAATCACTTGGCGGAATATGTGGTGGTATGACTTCAACACCGGCACTGGGAGCAATCACTGCCAAGACTGACTCACAGGTCCCCGTTGTCAGTTATGTCTCGGCTTATCCGGTTGCTCTCATCGTCATGATCCTAGTCGCCAAGATGCTGATTGGTGTCTTGTCCTGAACCTTTCTTAGGCTTTTTCTTAAACACGTGGAAACCTACTTGGGAATCGATGGCGGGGGCAGCAAAACCCGCGCCCTACTGGTCGATGCGAATGGACGACCATTGCACTATTCGGAATCAGGCCCGAGCAACCTGAACGTCTATAGCAAAGCTAGTGTGCAGGCCTCGTTACGTGCCGTGATCGACGAGTGCCTCCAGGTAGTCAACACGCAGCCATTTGCTACTTGTCTTGGATTGGCGGGGGCCGGCAATCCAGAGACCGGAAGAAAACTGGAAGCCATTGTCGATCCGCTGGGACTCGGAAAGTTTCGTATCGTATCCGATGCCGAGATTGCTCTGGAAGGTGCCTTTTCCGGTGGCCCCGGGATACTCTTGATCGCAGGTACCGGTTCCGTGTGCCTGGCAAAATCAGCCAACGGCAGTACCCATCAGTGCGGTGGCTGGGGCTGGCTGGCAGACGATGCCGGAAGTGCCGCCTGGATCGGGCAACGTGCTCTGGAAGCTGCGGTTCAACAAAACGACGGCCGCTTAGAAGGACAGCGCCTTAAGGATGAGGTGTTCGCGCACCTTGAGATCAAAGACAGCAAAGATATCAGTAACAGGCTCTATCAGCCCCTACTCGAAAGATCCCAACTCGCCGAGCTTGCAAAGCTCGTACTTCAGCTCGCGGAGAATGGCGACGATGACGCTCAACTGATTCAGATAAGCGCGCTCAAAGAATTGGAGAAGCTGGTACGGGCCACCGCCCGGGTGGCCGGGATTCATGCTACAGTCGCCCTGGCTGGCGGGCTGTTGAGCCATAACCAAAGCTTCCGCCGTGCCCTTGAAGGCAGGCTCAGTGACTTCACCATTCAAGAACCCGAATTCAATCAATTGGAAGGTGCCGTCGCACAGGCCCGTAAAATCCGAAAATGAAAGAGTCCATACTTGCAAAACAGTTCAAGGCTCTCTTCATTCCGAGTTCTTGAGGAGAAGTGACAGAGTGGCCGAATGTGCCTGACTCGAAATCAGGTGTGCCGGAAACGGTACCGGGGGTTCGAATCCCTCCTTCTCCGCCAGGCTTCGTCTGAAGCGGAGCGAAGCTACGAAGCCGGACTCCGAAGCCCCAGTGGAACTACGCCCGGGCAAGCCAGGCAAAAAACGACCAGCGCCCTTTCGTCTGCAACTCGTTGCAGCTACGAAGTCTGTCCCGGCGTCGCGCAGCAGAGCCGGACTCCACAGCTCCCACCTGAACTACGCCCGGCAAGCGTGAATGAGAAGAAAACGGCTTCTACGACTACAGCGAAGCTTGGAGCCAGATGAAGACTACTCCGCCGGCAGCAGATTCGTGTCTGGTTCAAGTGTGGCTTCTTCGGCTTCAGGTGTTTCCGATTCAGTATTGGGATCCACTGCCTCTTCGACCTCTTCGACCTCTTCCGCCTCATCTGCACCGTATTTTTCCTCGCGATAGGCTTTTGCCTCCTCCCGGTCGCTTTCCGGAAACGCAACGCCCAAACGCGATTCGTGCCATTCAATCGCCTCGACGCGTGATTGGTTCGTGGAATATCCGTTTTTAAGCGTTTCCATCTTTTGCTCGTAGTAATCCCGGTTACGCGAGTTTTCCGCGGCTTCCTCTTTCAGGAGTTCCACTTGTTTCTTGTAAGGAACGAAAGTGAATTCACTTTCCGCCCGCGCCTGACTGACAAAGCCTTCAAAACGGTCGTCGATATAAAGATGCGAGTCGTCGTAAGCAATAAGCGCGCCTGCGTTCCTGTCCTCCACCTCGGATTCCTGATCCATCTCCGGTAAAGCCTCCCAATCACTCACAAGTTCGTTCAAAATCGCAAGTCTGGTGTTCTCACTTAGCAATTTGGAGGGCACACGGAAATAAGCGCCTTCCCCCCGCTTCACGAGGAGATCGTTTCCATCAATGAAGAGCACTTGCCCGGCAAAGCCCTGGCCAGCCTGGTTTTCAATATCGATTTCACCCGTCAGTGCCTGATCAGGACCCATCTCATTCAAGGCCAATTTAAACTCATCGATCAAGCGGATCATTTGCCTCATTTCATCCATTTGCGTCACGAGGGCATCTTTGAGTTCTTTCCCCCTGGTCCGGGTCTTCTCCGCACTGATAACTTTTTTGTTGAGCCCACCTTTTTTATCGGGAGTCGCCATCATCGATTCGGCATCGCTCAAACGCCCCTGAAGCTCAGCCAGGTTTAATACGAATCTTTGTCGAAGCGTATCCCAAACCGCGGGATCATCCAGGCGGTGCTTGCGGCACAGACGACGAAAATCCGGCTGATTTTTGAAACTTATAAAAAGATCCGTGTACTTTCCGTCATGTTTTTCAGCAAACTTTTCAACGCTCAAGTCGCTCAACTGCGGTTGCTCGGGTGTCTCGTTTGCCGAGAGGCCGACAAACGGAATGACCAAAATTAAGAGGTAGAATAAACTACGCGGTGGCAACTCAAAGCAAAGACGGTAACAACTCCTGAACATACATTTATGTCATTCTGTGCCCATCCAGTGGTCAAGGCATTTTGCGCGATTTGAGGGCGTTTGATGTGACCGTGGGCAGTCAACGCGCAGCCCGGAAGGTATTTACATTTTTTTCTTAACAAAATTGATCAGCTGCTTCGCCACCGGAATTCGTTTATAGACGATATCCGTCGGGTCCCAGTAATCCTGATGGAAAATAATTTTACCATCGGCGTTGAATCTCATGTGCGTCATCCCGATCGATTCTTCCCAGCTTCCATCAGGTGTCTTTTCAAAATCAAGCCGCATGAGCCAATCAATGTAGAACTCATCACCCGAACGAATAATTCTGCGAAACTCAAATTCGGCGGCCTTGAGTGGCTTGAGGCCGTGTACAAAATAGTCACGGATTTCTGTCGAACGCGCAAACTGCTTGAAAGCATCCCGAAAATAGACCTCTTCCGCATATACGCGGGTGACATTCTCTCGCAGGTTTTCTTCCGTATAGTTGGTAAAAAGAGCCCTGACCCGGTTGAGCATTTCAGCCTCAGAATCACTGCCTTCCGCCGGCACCTCATGATTCGACGGATCGGTCCACTCGAGCGCCGCGTTGTACTTGTCATCAGGAACAGTCTGCGTGTGTATCATAGAATTACTTTTGGTCGTGCACCCGGTCATAAAAATCAGGCTTAGAAAGAGGGTTGCGATTAAAAATGCGTGAAGCAGTTTCATGATAAAGAAGCGCAGTGGTGAGGAAAAACTTACATCCCCATGAATGTAAGTTCTTTTTACAACAGTCGTTAGTTATAATTTATGAGCATTTCCATCAAATTAGCCGAGCACGGTCTTTTACCCGACAGCCTTATACGAACCGGTATCCGCAAATTACTTTCCGAGCGGCTGAAGTCCGCTCGCGGGAGCCACAAAACAGACAGCGACTGGATTAAGGAGCTTTCCGCCAAGCCGCTGGCCGAAGAGACGGACGCCGCCAACGAGCAACATTACGAGATTCCCGCCCCCTATTTTCAAACTGTCCTTGGAGAACATTTAAAATACAGCTGCGGTTACTGGCCCGACGAGGTTGACACTCTGGATGCTTCCGAGGCAGCCATGCTGAAGCTGAGCTGTGAACGGGCCGAACTGGATCAGGACCAGGACATCCTGGAGTTGGGCTGCGGATGGGGATCCCTGAGCCTCTGGATGGCAGAACATTACCCGCAGAGCCGTATCACTTCGATCAGCAATTCCCACTCGCAACGGAAGTATATCGAACAACGCGCCAAAGAAAGGGGGCTGGAGAACCTTCAGGTGGTCACCTGCGACATCAACGATTTCAAACCGGAAGGACATTACGATCGCGTCGTTTCCGTGGAAATGTTTGAGCATGTGCGCAACCACAGAAAGTTGTTTACCCAGATCGAGAACTGGTTGAGGCCGGGCGGAAAGTGCTTCGTGCACATATTCAGCCACCAGTCCGAAACCTATCTTTTTGAAGCTCGCGGGCCCAAGGATTGGATGTCGCGCTACTTTTTCAGTGGCGGGATCATGCCTTCTTCAACCCTTTTGATTTCAGCTGCCGAAGGTATTCTCAACCCCGAGGAAAAGTGGTTCGTCAATGGCAACCATTACAGCCGGACACTGGAAGCCTGGTTACAAAAGCAGGACGCTAATCGCGAAGACGTACTTCAAACCTTCCGGGAATGCTACGGAAGTAGCGCCAAATTGTGGTATCAGCGCTGGCGGATATTTTACATGGCCTGTTCGGAATTATTTGCGTACAACGAAGGCAGAGAATGGCCCGTGATGCATTACCGATTCGTCAAAGCGTAAGATGAAAGCCGAATCCCAGCGCAAGAAGATTGCTGTGGTCGGTTGTGGCGTGGCCGGTCTCACTGCGGCATGGTTACTCAATCGAAGGCACGAAGTCCATCTCTTCGAGAAAAACGACTACATAGGCGGACATACACGAACGCTCAAGATCAAGGACGGGGTAGATACCGGACTGGCCGTGGATACCGGGTTCATCGTGATGAACCACCGGAACTATCCGCTTTTTACAAAGGTTTTGAAGCAGCTCGGGGTGAAGCTTGCCGACAGCTCCATGACATTCAGCTTTCACGACAAGACTTCGGGCTACGGATACTCCGGCAATACTCTGAGTACGCTTTTCCCAAAGCTAAGTTACTACTTCATGCCCAAACATCTCGGCCTGGTTCGGGATCTCGCACGCTTTGCCCGCATTGGCTACCGCGACCTCCAGTCGGGCTACCTCGAGGGTAAGACTCTGGGGCAGTATTTCGAGAGCCGATCTTTCGGCCAGAACTTCCGTGAGAATTACTTCTACCCCATGGGGGCTGCAATCTGGTCTTCCCCCGTCGAGGAAATGGAAAATTTCCCAGCTCAGCCCTATCTGCATTTCCTGGAAAACCATGGTCTTCTACGCCTGACCAATCGTCCGCAGTGGAAATATGTCAAGGGAGGCAGCCGCAGCTATGTCAAAACGATGCTGAAGGATTTTAAGAAAAAGCCGAATCTGAATGCCGCTCCGGATGGCATTCGCCGGACGACAGACGGAGTCATTTTACGCAAGCAGGACGGAGAAGAGCTGGCATTCGATCATCTCGTAATTGGCGCGCATGCCGACGAAGCCCTGGCCATGCTCGATGACCCCAGTGAAGAAGAAAAAGCCAACCTGTCCGTTTGGCGATACCAACCAAACGAAGTCGTCCTGCACACCAGCGAAACACACCTTCCACCCGACCCAAAACAGTGGTCCTCCTGGAACTTCCTGCGCGAACCGGGCGACGGCAAGAGCCGCCCCGTACTGGTTAGCTACTACATGAACCGCTTGCAGAACCTAAAAACCGGAAACCACTACATCGTTACTTTGAATGCAGGTGCTTCCATACCCGAGGACAAGGTAATCAATCGCACGACGTTGACCCACCCACTCTACTCCGAACAGGCACTCGCCTCTCAGCCACGGCTTGCGCGAACGAACGGCAAACGGAATACCTGGTTTTGCGGCAGCTACTTCGGATACGGCTTTCACGAGGATGCGGTCCAGTCGGCAGTGGAAGTGGCAAAGGGCTTTGGCATCGAACTATGATCGAACATTCGAAGATCTATCGGGGGAAGGTGACCCACGAAAGAATCGGGCCGGTCGACCACACCTTCACCTACCCGATGACGTTTTTCTCCTTCGCGCTTGACGAATTGAAGGAAATTGAGAGCTCGACCTCACTTTTTGGTTACAACCAAAGCCGCCCGCTCCGGATCAGCGATAGCGATTTCCTGAGGGGCAGCAGCTTGTCCATCTCCGAACAGCTGAATGAATTCTTACCGCCCGAAAAAAACGACGAACGAACCTTTCTGATCAGCTCACCCCGGTATTTTGGATATGCGTTTAACCCGGTAAATTTCTACCTGCGTATGGACGGCGAAACACTCACCTGTGTCGTTGCCGAGGTGAACAATACCTTTGGTGACCGTCATATTTATCCGCTGAATGATCTGAAGCCGGAAGGACCATCTAAGTGGACCGCCAGCTGCGCAAAGGATTTTCACGTATCCCCGTTCAACGACATGTCCGGTGAATACCATTTCACCTTTCGTATCGAGAACAATGAACTTTTCCTGGGAGTGGACCTCTGGAAAAACGGCGAGTGTGCCATGAAAACCTGGATCGAAGGGCGGGGACTGCCTCTGACTGTCGGTCAGGTTATTCGTCATGCCCTTTTCCGCCCATTCGATACCGCAATCAACAGTATGCCGCGGATTCTCTGGCAGGCTGCCATACTGTACTATCGCAAAAAACTCCAAGTCTACAAGCGGCCCAGCCCGAGCTCCATCCATACAGTCAAGGACCGGGACAAACCGGACGATTGCCGCGATATCATCTAATACCAGCAACTTACTTTTAAGGTTAATATGAATCCCAAAACAGAGCTTTGACTTGTGCGGGCTCAATCCAATGAAGCCTCAGGCCACGTTGCCTCGCTGGTGAAAGCGGGGTGATCGAAACGTGGATTCGTCTTTTTAAAAGACAAAGGCACGCACTGTATTCTACCACTGTGTGACTTTTACGGGTGGCATACGGCGTCGGGACATGCGTGGTCTTGTCGCTACGCATGTCCCGATTGATCGCTCAGGGAGAACTTTTCTGAATTCGAAATCCATCCTTATTTGCGATGCTACCAATGGACAGGAAGGTTCATTCTCCGTTTATTGGCACAGATGCGATGATATTGCCAGTAACAGTCAGTGGATGATATAAGTCGCAGCTCGACCTCCGCCCCACTCCACCTAAATTAACAGGATGGATCATTTAAACCGCTACCTGGACGCTGCCGTACTTAAACCTGAAACAACTCGGGAAGAGGCTCAAGAAGCGATTAAAGCCTGCATTCGCCTAAAGACATTCAGCGTATGCGTACGTCCCTGCGATATCGAGCTGGCTCAGTCTCTTTGCCGGGGGACGGAGACGAAAGTCTGCGTGGTTTTGGGTTTTCCGCACGGGGACCAACTCTCAGCGAGCAAGGCCGACGAGGCTCGACATTATATCGAATCAGGTGTGGACGAAATCGACATGGTGGCAAACTATGGCTGGGCCAAATCGGGTGACTGGGATGCCGTGCGTGCCGACATCGCTGGCGTTGCCCGGCAATGTAAGGCAGCCAACGTGTTACTGAAGGTCATATTTGAGACGGCACAACTCACTGCCGGACAAATACAACGCCTTGCAGAAATTTCTATCGATGCCGGTGCAGACTACATAAAAACCTCAACCGGTTTTAACGGTGCAGGTGCGAAAGAATCAGATGTGCAAGTCATGCTCGAAACCGCTGCCGGCAAGGCCAAAGTCAAGCCCTCCGGCGGCATTCGCGACGCAGCGACCGCCCGTCGATTTATTGAGATGGGAGCCTCTCGTCTGGGGGTCGGCTGGACCTCTTGCGCCGCGATTTGTGAGGGCGGCGAAGTATCCGGGAGTGGCTACTGATCCTCCGAAGGCGTATATTCGGGCACGAACTTCTGAATCGTGGCCTTAATGGCAGGCGCATTGCGGCCGGCGGCGATGCTGGCGAGTTCCTTCTCCATGTGTTCAAAGTCCAGGCCATTCCGATCGGCGACGAAGCGCAATACACGCGGGTGGCGGGTCTTTTGAAGTTTTTCACTGATGTGCTGCACTTCCTCGAAACGCTTTTCACCGGGGCGTAGACCCGTATAAATGATCTCGATATCTTCTCCCGGGCGACAACCGCTTAACTGAATCATCTGTCGTGCTAGGTCATCAATTTTGACCGCTTCACCCATATCGAGAACAAATATTTCGCCCCCCTCACCCTGAGTGGCGGACTGAAGCACCAGACCAACTGCCTCCTTTACCGTCATAAAAAAGCGCTTCACCTCCGGATCGGTGACCGTAACCGGTCCACCTGCTGCAATTTGCCTCCGAAAAATGGTGATGACACTACCCGATGAGCCTAGTACGTTGCCGAAGCGCACGGACATGAACTTTGTGACATTACCCTCGGCATGCTGTTGCGCTGTTACAGACAACTCAGCCAAGCGCTTGCTGGCTCCCATCACGCTGGTCGGATTAATCGCTTTGTCCGTGGATATCATCACGAAGCGCTCGACCTTGAATTCGGAAGCAAGCCGGGCCAAACATGTGGTGGCCAGGAAATTGTTTCGCAGGGCCTCGTCCGGCTGGACCTCCATCAGATTAACGTGCTTATGCGCGGCGGCATGAAAGACGACTTCGGGCTGAAAATCTTCAAAACGAGCTCTGAGAACCTCCGTATTGTAAACATCCGCCACACAGGTCCGCACATCGACTTTGCACTCTGCCTCTTTCAGGAATATCTCTTGCTCTAGCTCGAAGATAGCTATTTCCGCCTGATCCAGACAGAGCATTTCGGACGGGGCATAAGTCAGGATTTGGGCAACCAGCTCTTTACCAATACTGCCCCCCGCGCCGGTGACCAAGACACGCTTTCCTTTGAGCATATCGCGGATATCCCCGGAATTCAGGTTTACCGGATCACGGCCGAGCAGATCCTCCAATTGCACCGGCCGTAGCTGTGATACCTGGGCTCGACCACTGACCAAGTCTGTAAGCGCCGGCACTGTGTCAACTTTCAGCCCCGCCTGACGGGCCAATTCAGCCACTTCGCGCATGCGCTTCACCGAGGCCGAGGGAAAGGCGATGACCGCCTTGTTCGCAGAATAACGCTTGGCCACCTTGGCCACTTCGTCGACAGTATCGGCCACAAGAAGACCATGGATGTAGCGCCCGACCTTTCGCGAATCATCATCGAGAAAAGCCACCGGTCGCATACCCAACCTTGCTTTACTCATGAGCTCGGCACAGAGACCTGCCCCGACTTCACCCGCACCAATAATAACAACATTATCCGCCGTATCTACCGAGAGCCAGTCCTCCGGCCCTCGACTTGACTTAACCCGCATCAGAATACGAAAAGCTGCGATCGCCAGAAAACTCAGCAGAAAATAAGTCAGTATAACCGCCCTCGGCGGCACGTTTTTGCCTCCGTAAAGATACCACATCGACAAGAGGATGAGGCAGTTCGCGAACAAGGCCGCAAACAACCGCATGGCATCCGGAAGACGGAAATAGGACAAAATTGAGTCCACCTGCCCACCCGCATAGAGTAGCATCAACTGTAAGCCGACGACCCACCAGATGGTATTGATGCGGTCCATCGCGTGTTGCGGATGAAGATCGATGCCGAAGTCAAAACGCAAGTCATAGGCTAGCCAGTAACTGGCGCCGGACACCAAGGCATAAAACAGCAGAAGTAATAAATTCCTGATGTTCAGGTATCGCCCTAGCATCGCCACAATCATGAGCGGAACCCTTCATTCAAGAAACTGATTATGGCATCGATGACACGTTGACGCTCCGCACCGGACATCCCGGAGCCGCTCGGCAGGCAAATGCCCTGGGCAAAGAGCGATTCGGCCACCTGACCGCCATAACAAACACAGCCGTCAAAGACCGGCTGCAGGTGCAATGGCTTCCAGACAGGACGTGCCTCAATATCCTCTGTTTCCAAGGCCGCAATCAGGGCATCACGCTGAGAGACACCTCCGCTAAGCGTCAAACAGGACAGCCAGTAGTTGGCTTCGTCCGGCTCTTGAATCGGCATCATCGCCACGTTCTGGTATTTATCGAACGCCGCCTTATATGCTTCAAAGTGGGCTCGCTTGGCAGATATGCGGCGCTTCAGGTCGGAGAATTGACTGAGCCCCAACCCGGCTAGCACATTACTCATGCGATAATTATAGCCGACTTCCCTGTGTTCGTAATGCAAAACAGGTTCACGCGCCTGAGCGGAAAGATATCGGGCCCGCGATAACCATTCCTGATGATTCGAGAGCAACATCCCTCCCCCGGATGTCGTAATTATTTTATTACCGTTGAACGAAAAAAAGGCGATGTCCCCCATCGAACCGGCGGGCCAGCCCTGGTAACTCGCACCGACAGCTTCAGCGGCGTCTTCAATCAGTGGCTTGTCATACTTACGGCAGAGCTCAATGATCTTCCCCATCTCCGCACACTGCCCGTATAGATGCACCACGATAACCGCCTTGATTGCGGAACGTTCCTGCAGGGCCTTTTCGAGCAGGGCAGGATCCATATTCCATGTGCGGCGCTCACTGTCGACAAAGACCGGCTCCGCCCCGAGATAACGGACCGGATTGGCGCTGGCGGCAAAAGTCATCGAGGGACAAATCACTTCATCCCCCTGACCGACCCCCAGAACCTGCAGGGCAAGGTGCAGTGCCGCTGTTCCGGAGCTGAGGGCCAGCGCATGCTTCACCCCGACACTGGATGCCACCGTCTTTTCAAATTCCTCCAAATGGGGCCCGACCGGCGCCACCCAGTTCGAAGCCAGCACGGCATCCACACTGGCATGATCCTGCATGGAAATGTCGGGCGGTGAGAGATAAATACGGGGCATACGCGCGTATGCTCAGTCATCGGACAAGAATTGACCAACTTTTTTTAAAATAAAGTACGAGGCTTCAAACAGTTGACCACCTCCGGCCAAAGCAAAGAGCAAGGACCAAGCTCCCCTTACAACCGCGAGATAAGCAGTTCGCGCTCAAAGATCATTTCCTTCGGCAGATGTGTGTGAAGCTTGAGGAAGAGTTCCTCGTGCGGGAGTGTCTGCATACGTATGCGTTCGCGATCAAAGTCCATTAGCTTGTCGTAGTCCTCCTCGCTAAAATCGATACCGCGCCAGTCCAGGTCTTCGTAACGTGGCATCCAGCCGATCGGAGTCTCCTTCGCCCCGGCTCGACCTGTCGCCCGCTCCACAATCCAACGAAGTGGCCGCATATTTTGGCTGAATCCCGGCCAGAGGAAATTACCCTCCTCACCCTTGCGGAACCAGTTCACGTTAAAAATCCGGGGCGTCTCATTCAAGTCGCGCTGCATACGAATCCAATGCCGGAAATAGTCACCCATGTGATAACCACAGAAAGGAAGCATGGCCATCGGATCACGGCGAATCTTGCCCACCGTGCCCTCGGCCGCAGCCGTCATTTCCGAGCCGATCGTCGCACCCAGATAAACACCATGTCCCCAGTTAAAAGCCTGAGTGACCAAAGGCACGTCACTCATCCGGCGACCCCCGAATACGATGGCATGAATCCGCACACCCTCAGGTTTCTCCCAATCCGGATCAATCACCGGGCAGTTGGCCGCCGGTGCCGTGAAACGGCTATTGGGATGCGCAGAAGGCGTTTCGCTGCCCGGAGTCCAGTCGTTTCCCTTCCAGTCGA
The window above is part of the Coraliomargarita sinensis genome. Proteins encoded here:
- the deoC gene encoding deoxyribose-phosphate aldolase yields the protein MDHLNRYLDAAVLKPETTREEAQEAIKACIRLKTFSVCVRPCDIELAQSLCRGTETKVCVVLGFPHGDQLSASKADEARHYIESGVDEIDMVANYGWAKSGDWDAVRADIAGVARQCKAANVLLKVIFETAQLTAGQIQRLAEISIDAGADYIKTSTGFNGAGAKESDVQVMLETAAGKAKVKPSGGIRDAATARRFIEMGASRLGVGWTSCAAICEGGEVSGSGY
- a CDS encoding nucleoside-diphosphate sugar epimerase/dehydratase yields the protein MRFDFGIDLHPQHAMDRINTIWWVVGLQLMLLYAGGQVDSILSYFRLPDAMRLFAALFANCLILLSMWYLYGGKNVPPRAVILTYFLLSFLAIAAFRILMRVKSSRGPEDWLSVDTADNVVIIGAGEVGAGLCAELMSKARLGMRPVAFLDDDSRKVGRYIHGLLVADTVDEVAKVAKRYSANKAVIAFPSASVKRMREVAELARQAGLKVDTVPALTDLVSGRAQVSQLRPVQLEDLLGRDPVNLNSGDIRDMLKGKRVLVTGAGGSIGKELVAQILTYAPSEMLCLDQAEIAIFELEQEIFLKEAECKVDVRTCVADVYNTEVLRARFEDFQPEVVFHAAAHKHVNLMEVQPDEALRNNFLATTCLARLASEFKVERFVMISTDKAINPTSVMGASKRLAELSVTAQQHAEGNVTKFMSVRFGNVLGSSGSVITIFRRQIAAGGPVTVTDPEVKRFFMTVKEAVGLVLQSATQGEGGEIFVLDMGEAVKIDDLARQMIQLSGCRPGEDIEIIYTGLRPGEKRFEEVQHISEKLQKTRHPRVLRFVADRNGLDFEHMEKELASIAAGRNAPAIKATIQKFVPEYTPSEDQ
- a CDS encoding DegT/DnrJ/EryC1/StrS family aminotransferase, whose translation is MPRIYLSPPDISMQDHASVDAVLASNWVAPVGPHLEEFEKTVASSVGVKHALALSSGTAALHLALQVLGVGQGDEVICPSMTFAASANPVRYLGAEPVFVDSERRTWNMDPALLEKALQERSAIKAVIVVHLYGQCAEMGKIIELCRKYDKPLIEDAAEAVGASYQGWPAGSMGDIAFFSFNGNKIITTSGGGMLLSNHQEWLSRARYLSAQAREPVLHYEHREVGYNYRMSNVLAGLGLSQFSDLKRRISAKRAHFEAYKAAFDKYQNVAMMPIQEPDEANYWLSCLTLSGGVSQRDALIAALETEDIEARPVWKPLHLQPVFDGCVCYGGQVAESLFAQGICLPSGSGMSGAERQRVIDAIISFLNEGFRS